A genomic stretch from Thunnus maccoyii chromosome 19, fThuMac1.1, whole genome shotgun sequence includes:
- the usp20 gene encoding ubiquitin carboxyl-terminal hydrolase 20 isoform X1, with translation MTEQDICPHLDTIGEVTKEDLLQKSKGTCQSCGAGGPNLWACLQNDCPYVGCGESYSDHSTLHAQAKKHNLTVNLTTFRIWCYVCEREVFLEQRPALVPVPAVPHHCKATEQEATPQPVGHPLKAVPIAVAEEEGSESEEDELKPRGLTGMKNIGNSCYMNAALQALSNCPPLTQFFLDCSGLVRTDKKPALCKSYQKLISELWHKKRPSYVVPTSLSHGIKLVNPMFRGYAQQVGASTQQDTQEFLRCLMDQLHEELKEPLTECSMSGEGSDGEERGEGERSPSEDEFLSCDSGSSSDRGDVGGAGDGELLVQDECDGVRSQAGGIVGVNPAGVISEKERLKERRVSGSPLRGGSQEMDEDADVDTAAEEGVPERAVEEECTSTPNTEVQSQENNQPSNTEQGQGDGSHISEPDNEASMTQPQSTHCSPVRTLQELHPKLSSSPPRSSPLRSAGPAYSFKKAQLLLTSRKKKQSHYRSVISDIFDGSILSLVQCLTCDRVSTTVETFQDLSLPIPGKEDLAKLHSSIHQNLPVKTGVCPDTYGSQGWISYIMDSIRRFVVSCIPTWFWGPMVTLEDCLAAFFAADELKGDNMYSCERCKKLRNGVKYCKVLRLPEILCIHLKRFRHEVMYSFKISSHVSFPLEGLDMRPFLAKDSPSQVTTYDLLSVICHHGTAGSGHYIAYCQNVINGQWYEFDDQYVTEVHETVVQNAEAYVLFYRKSSEESVRERQKVVALANMKEPSLLQFYISREWLNKFNTFAEPGPISNHTFLCQHGGIPPNKYQYIDDLVVIVPQNVWEYLYNSFGGGPAVNHLYMCAICQVEIEALAKRRKTEIDTFIKLNKEFQAEEAPTVILCISMQWFREWESFVKGKDNEPPGPIDNSKIGVMKGGHIQLKQGADYGQISEETWQYLLGIYSGGPEIAVRQTVAPADPDSLHGERKIEAETRAL, from the exons ATGactgaacaagacatttgtcCCCACCTGGACACCATAGGAGAGGTAACCAAAGAGGACCTTCTACAGAAATCCAAG GGAACTTGCCAATCATGCGGAGCAGGGGGCCCTAACCTCTGGGCCTGTCTGCAG AATGACTGCCCATATGTTGGTTGTGGAGAGTCCTACTCTGATCACAGCACCCTGCATGCACAG GCTAAAAAGCACAACCTGACGGTGAACTTGACAACATTCAGGATCTGGTGTTATGTGTGTGAGCGGGAGGTGTTTCTGGAGCAGAGGCCCGCCCTGGTGCCTGTTCCTGCTGTGCCCCACCACTGCAAAGCCACAGAGCAG GAAGCAACGCCTCAGCCAGTAGGTCATCCACTTAAAGCAGTGCCAATTGCTGTGGCAGAAGAAGAAGGTTCAGAGTCGGAGGAAGATGAGCTTAAACCAAGAG gcTTGACGGGAATGAAAAATATTGGAAATTCCTGCTACATGAACGCAGCACTTCAAGCCCTGTCTAACTG TCCTCCCCTCACTCAGTTCTTCCTGGACTGCAGTGGATTGGTTCGCACTGATAAGAAGCCGGCTCTCTGTAAGAGTTACCAGAAACTCATCTCAGAACTCTGGCATAAAAAACG ACCCAGTTATGTTGTCCCTACCAGTCTGTCACATGGCATCAAACTAGTAAACCCCATGTTTCGTGGTTACGCTCAGCAGGTAGGGGCAAGCACCCAGCAG GACACCCAGGAGTTCCTGCGCTGTTTGATGGACCAATTACACGAGGAGCTCAAGGAGCCTCTGACAGAGTGCAGCATGAGCGGAGAGGGAAGTGatggggaggagagaggagagggagagcgCTCCCCGTCTGAGGATGAATTCCTATCCTGTGACTCTGGCTCCAGCAGCGACCGGGGGGACGTAGGAGGCGCGGGGGACGGTGAGCTGCTTGTGCAGGATGAGTGTGATGGAGTCAGGTCACAGGCGGGGGGGATCGTGGGCGTCAATCCCGCCGGGGTGATCTCTGAGAAGGAGAGGCTGAAGGAGAGAAGGGTGTCTGGCTCACCTCTCCGTGGAGGATCGCAAGAGATGGATGAGGACGCTGATGTGGATACAGCGGCCGAGGAAGGGGTTCCTGAGAGAGCGGTGGAAGAAGAATGCACATCAACCCCAAATACTGAAGTCCAAAGCCAAGAGAACAACCAGCCATCTAATACAGAGCAAGGGCAAGGCGATGGCAGCCACATCTCAG AGCCAGACAATGAAGCGTCAATGACCCAGCCGCAGTCCACTCACTGCAGTCCCGTGAGAACCCTTCAGGAGCTGCATCCGAAACTGTCCTCCAGTCCTCCTCGTTCCAGCCCGCTCCGCTCCGCAGGACCCGCGTATTCCTTCAAGAAAG CTCAGCTGCTGCTCACTTCCAGGAAGAAGAAACAGTCTCACTATCGCAGCGTGATCTCAGACATCTTTGACGGCTCTATTCTCAGTCTGGTCCAGTGTTTAACCTGCGACAGG GTCTCTACTACAGTGGAAACCTTTCAAGACTTGTCCCTACCTATTCCCGGTAAAGAGGACTTGGCCAAACTCCACTCCTCCATCCATCAGAACCTGCCAGTCAAGACTGGCGTGTGTCCAGACACTTATGGCTCGCAGGGCTGGATATCCTACATCATGGACTCCATACGCCG GTTCGTAGTCTCGTGTATCCCCACTTGGTTTTGGGGGCCCATGGTAACCCTAGAGGACTGTCTTGCTGCCTTCTTTGCTGCAGATGAACTTAAAG GAGACAACATGTACAGCTGTGAGAGATGTAAAAA gttgaGAAATGGTGTCAAATATTGCAAAGTACTTAGACTTCCAGAG ATTCTGTGCATTCACCTGAAACGTTTCCGGCACGAGGTCATGTATTCGTTCAAGATTAGTAGCCACGTATCCTTCCCATTGGAGGGCCTCGACATGCGACCTTTCCTGGCTAAAGATAGTCCATCCCAAGTCACCACTTACGACCTGCTATCGGTCATTTGTCACCATGGAACAGCAGGAA GTGGACACTACATAGCTTACTGCCAGAATGTGATCAATGGCCAGTGGTATGAATTTGATGACCAGTATGTCACAGAAGTCCATGAGACAGTGGTGCAGAATGCAGAAGCATATGTGTTGTTCTATAG GAAGAGCAGTGAGGAATCggtgagagagaggcagaaggTGGTGGCTCTGGCCAATATGAAGGAGCCCAGCCTGCTGCAGTTTTACATCTCCAGAGAGTGGCTCAACAAGTTCAACACCTTTGCTGAACCAGGCCCCATCAGCAACCATACATTTCTTTGCCAGCATGGag GGATTCCTCCTAACAAGTACCAGTACATAGACGACCTGGTCGTGATAGTTCCCCAGAATGTGTGGGAGTACCTTTACAACAG TTTTGGAGGCGGCCCTGCAGTCAACCACCTGTATATGTGCGCCATCTGCCAGGTGGAGATTGAAGCTCTGGCTAAACGCAGGAAAACAGAAATAGACACCTTTATCAAG CTGAACAAAGAGTTTCAGGCGGAGGAGGCTCCGACAGTCATCCTGTGTATCAGCATGCAGTGGTTCAGAGAGTGGGAGAGCTTTGTAAAGGGCAAAGACAACG AGCCCCCGGGTCCCATTGACAACAGTAAAATTGGTGTTATGAAAGGAGGACACATACAACTCAAGCAAG GTGCAGACTACGGTCAGATCTCAGAGGAGACATGGCAGTACTTGTTGGGTATTTATAGCGGGGGCCCTGAGATTGCAGTGAGACAGACGGTGGCCCCGGCTGACCCAGACAGTCTTCACGGCGAGAGGAAGATCGAGGCAGAGACCAGAGCACTTTGA
- the usp20 gene encoding ubiquitin carboxyl-terminal hydrolase 20 isoform X2, with the protein MTEQDICPHLDTIGEVTKEDLLQKSKGTCQSCGAGGPNLWACLQNDCPYVGCGESYSDHSTLHAQAKKHNLTVNLTTFRIWCYVCEREVFLEQRPALVPVPAVPHHCKATEQEATPQPVGHPLKAVPIAVAEEEGSESEEDELKPRGLTGMKNIGNSCYMNAALQALSNCPPLTQFFLDCSGLVRTDKKPALCKSYQKLISELWHKKRPSYVVPTSLSHGIKLVNPMFRGYAQQDTQEFLRCLMDQLHEELKEPLTECSMSGEGSDGEERGEGERSPSEDEFLSCDSGSSSDRGDVGGAGDGELLVQDECDGVRSQAGGIVGVNPAGVISEKERLKERRVSGSPLRGGSQEMDEDADVDTAAEEGVPERAVEEECTSTPNTEVQSQENNQPSNTEQGQGDGSHISEPDNEASMTQPQSTHCSPVRTLQELHPKLSSSPPRSSPLRSAGPAYSFKKAQLLLTSRKKKQSHYRSVISDIFDGSILSLVQCLTCDRVSTTVETFQDLSLPIPGKEDLAKLHSSIHQNLPVKTGVCPDTYGSQGWISYIMDSIRRFVVSCIPTWFWGPMVTLEDCLAAFFAADELKGDNMYSCERCKKLRNGVKYCKVLRLPEILCIHLKRFRHEVMYSFKISSHVSFPLEGLDMRPFLAKDSPSQVTTYDLLSVICHHGTAGSGHYIAYCQNVINGQWYEFDDQYVTEVHETVVQNAEAYVLFYRKSSEESVRERQKVVALANMKEPSLLQFYISREWLNKFNTFAEPGPISNHTFLCQHGGIPPNKYQYIDDLVVIVPQNVWEYLYNSFGGGPAVNHLYMCAICQVEIEALAKRRKTEIDTFIKLNKEFQAEEAPTVILCISMQWFREWESFVKGKDNEPPGPIDNSKIGVMKGGHIQLKQGADYGQISEETWQYLLGIYSGGPEIAVRQTVAPADPDSLHGERKIEAETRAL; encoded by the exons ATGactgaacaagacatttgtcCCCACCTGGACACCATAGGAGAGGTAACCAAAGAGGACCTTCTACAGAAATCCAAG GGAACTTGCCAATCATGCGGAGCAGGGGGCCCTAACCTCTGGGCCTGTCTGCAG AATGACTGCCCATATGTTGGTTGTGGAGAGTCCTACTCTGATCACAGCACCCTGCATGCACAG GCTAAAAAGCACAACCTGACGGTGAACTTGACAACATTCAGGATCTGGTGTTATGTGTGTGAGCGGGAGGTGTTTCTGGAGCAGAGGCCCGCCCTGGTGCCTGTTCCTGCTGTGCCCCACCACTGCAAAGCCACAGAGCAG GAAGCAACGCCTCAGCCAGTAGGTCATCCACTTAAAGCAGTGCCAATTGCTGTGGCAGAAGAAGAAGGTTCAGAGTCGGAGGAAGATGAGCTTAAACCAAGAG gcTTGACGGGAATGAAAAATATTGGAAATTCCTGCTACATGAACGCAGCACTTCAAGCCCTGTCTAACTG TCCTCCCCTCACTCAGTTCTTCCTGGACTGCAGTGGATTGGTTCGCACTGATAAGAAGCCGGCTCTCTGTAAGAGTTACCAGAAACTCATCTCAGAACTCTGGCATAAAAAACG ACCCAGTTATGTTGTCCCTACCAGTCTGTCACATGGCATCAAACTAGTAAACCCCATGTTTCGTGGTTACGCTCAGCAG GACACCCAGGAGTTCCTGCGCTGTTTGATGGACCAATTACACGAGGAGCTCAAGGAGCCTCTGACAGAGTGCAGCATGAGCGGAGAGGGAAGTGatggggaggagagaggagagggagagcgCTCCCCGTCTGAGGATGAATTCCTATCCTGTGACTCTGGCTCCAGCAGCGACCGGGGGGACGTAGGAGGCGCGGGGGACGGTGAGCTGCTTGTGCAGGATGAGTGTGATGGAGTCAGGTCACAGGCGGGGGGGATCGTGGGCGTCAATCCCGCCGGGGTGATCTCTGAGAAGGAGAGGCTGAAGGAGAGAAGGGTGTCTGGCTCACCTCTCCGTGGAGGATCGCAAGAGATGGATGAGGACGCTGATGTGGATACAGCGGCCGAGGAAGGGGTTCCTGAGAGAGCGGTGGAAGAAGAATGCACATCAACCCCAAATACTGAAGTCCAAAGCCAAGAGAACAACCAGCCATCTAATACAGAGCAAGGGCAAGGCGATGGCAGCCACATCTCAG AGCCAGACAATGAAGCGTCAATGACCCAGCCGCAGTCCACTCACTGCAGTCCCGTGAGAACCCTTCAGGAGCTGCATCCGAAACTGTCCTCCAGTCCTCCTCGTTCCAGCCCGCTCCGCTCCGCAGGACCCGCGTATTCCTTCAAGAAAG CTCAGCTGCTGCTCACTTCCAGGAAGAAGAAACAGTCTCACTATCGCAGCGTGATCTCAGACATCTTTGACGGCTCTATTCTCAGTCTGGTCCAGTGTTTAACCTGCGACAGG GTCTCTACTACAGTGGAAACCTTTCAAGACTTGTCCCTACCTATTCCCGGTAAAGAGGACTTGGCCAAACTCCACTCCTCCATCCATCAGAACCTGCCAGTCAAGACTGGCGTGTGTCCAGACACTTATGGCTCGCAGGGCTGGATATCCTACATCATGGACTCCATACGCCG GTTCGTAGTCTCGTGTATCCCCACTTGGTTTTGGGGGCCCATGGTAACCCTAGAGGACTGTCTTGCTGCCTTCTTTGCTGCAGATGAACTTAAAG GAGACAACATGTACAGCTGTGAGAGATGTAAAAA gttgaGAAATGGTGTCAAATATTGCAAAGTACTTAGACTTCCAGAG ATTCTGTGCATTCACCTGAAACGTTTCCGGCACGAGGTCATGTATTCGTTCAAGATTAGTAGCCACGTATCCTTCCCATTGGAGGGCCTCGACATGCGACCTTTCCTGGCTAAAGATAGTCCATCCCAAGTCACCACTTACGACCTGCTATCGGTCATTTGTCACCATGGAACAGCAGGAA GTGGACACTACATAGCTTACTGCCAGAATGTGATCAATGGCCAGTGGTATGAATTTGATGACCAGTATGTCACAGAAGTCCATGAGACAGTGGTGCAGAATGCAGAAGCATATGTGTTGTTCTATAG GAAGAGCAGTGAGGAATCggtgagagagaggcagaaggTGGTGGCTCTGGCCAATATGAAGGAGCCCAGCCTGCTGCAGTTTTACATCTCCAGAGAGTGGCTCAACAAGTTCAACACCTTTGCTGAACCAGGCCCCATCAGCAACCATACATTTCTTTGCCAGCATGGag GGATTCCTCCTAACAAGTACCAGTACATAGACGACCTGGTCGTGATAGTTCCCCAGAATGTGTGGGAGTACCTTTACAACAG TTTTGGAGGCGGCCCTGCAGTCAACCACCTGTATATGTGCGCCATCTGCCAGGTGGAGATTGAAGCTCTGGCTAAACGCAGGAAAACAGAAATAGACACCTTTATCAAG CTGAACAAAGAGTTTCAGGCGGAGGAGGCTCCGACAGTCATCCTGTGTATCAGCATGCAGTGGTTCAGAGAGTGGGAGAGCTTTGTAAAGGGCAAAGACAACG AGCCCCCGGGTCCCATTGACAACAGTAAAATTGGTGTTATGAAAGGAGGACACATACAACTCAAGCAAG GTGCAGACTACGGTCAGATCTCAGAGGAGACATGGCAGTACTTGTTGGGTATTTATAGCGGGGGCCCTGAGATTGCAGTGAGACAGACGGTGGCCCCGGCTGACCCAGACAGTCTTCACGGCGAGAGGAAGATCGAGGCAGAGACCAGAGCACTTTGA